The Panicum virgatum strain AP13 chromosome 6K, P.virgatum_v5, whole genome shotgun sequence nucleotide sequence AACCTGCAGGACCCACGGAGCGCCACCATGCCACATCTAGAGAACTGTACGCCCTACAGCAACGatcacgccgcctgctggggctggcaggacgccggcgcgatctccgcaagaccaaggacaatacccaggacgactgccacgcccgacgtcatgccccacagtgtacttcctatagTATTCACCCACTGCAGCCCCgtgattcgggggaaaacgacgacttccacgttcccctgcgcatgtacaccgtccctccttgtgactataaaaggaggagacgggcttcctttaagggggacgTCGCGATCATGGTCATACGATCAGTACCACTgagcacccgatattggcactcgcctcaatcgacttctcctctagcagagacctgggagcttccctccctctctcgccacgcctgtaccccctactacaggcacctccggtgcaagataatacagtgctctcgcacacccccttcgctggacgtacggccccgtggccggaaccaggataaacccgtgcgttactgtgttgcctcttgcatcaacatctgggacgagaaaacacgcagcattactagttgggatccggaccgccgggtcatgACACCGACAACAATCAAACAGAATAAACATTTTCGTTTGTGCTGGTGCATGCCGCTgaatcctttttcttcttcaattTGCTTGCCAAAAACGTCTTAACAGGCCGTGTTGTTGGGTCTACCCTGCGTGCGAAGGAGGTGCAGCGCCTGGGCTCAGCTGCTCCATTGGATTGCAGGGAACGGCTGGTGATCTGATTCGGGAGGTTTGTGGGTTAATCTTTGCTTGAGGCTTCGTTGTTTGGGGGGGGGTCCGCACCTTGGCACTCATCTTTTTCTCTGCCTTTGCACCATGCAAGCGGTTTCAAAGCCAAACGTTCTCTCTTTGCTTATGTGTAGTTCTTCAGTCTTCACTACTACAAATCTGATCTTTCTCTCTGACTCTGCATCTGGCTTGCACACAGATTCTAAGACGAACGCCAGCATCACATCACGGATTCAAGGTAGCTGCACAGGTCAGCTGGGCTTGCACACCATGGTCATGAATTGATATGTGATACAATTTGCAGATAAATTGGGCTGAACCAAGATAAATTGGCCTCCTTATAGGCTTTGCAATTAGGGAAACTCCTAACATGCTACGCAATCATGATCCAAAATGCAGGTTAGGAAATGTAGGAGAATAAAAAAGATGCAAGTTAGAACAGTAAACATTCATCACGAGTCACTACTGCCTGATCCGTACCAAGCAGGTTACAGTTTACGTTGAACCGATAGGGTTTAAAGCACTAACCCATATTCAAACTCATAAACTAAAGTTGTGCAAACAAGCAAATATATTTTTCCCACTACGGATCATTACGTAGTTATTCCCCGTAAAATTAAAAGCATGAGTCCTATCATGGCCACAGGATTTGAgacaaaaacacaaacacaattTATAAATAGAGTGCATTAATGACATAACTTAAATCCGTAGTGAACTATCCAAAAGACGATACATATTTTGGGTCTACCAGAATTCAAAATTGCACTTGGTTGTCAACATAGCAGCACAGTAGTCCTTTCCGCCTAGCAACATCAATATGTCCATGCAAGTCAAATAATTTTGCAATCAGGCTTTACTTCAGTACCATACATAGAACGGAAATAAGGGGTGAAATGGTAGAACTGTGAGTGTCCAAACAACACAATTTGCTTACTACAGCTACATACACGAATAGCACTGTTGAGAGGAATTTCTTAATTTGGTGGTAAAGAATGCCATAGACCTCCTTAATCCTTATCATGGAGTACTTTTGGAGAATGCCATATTTATTTCTTAACGACTTGAAAATAAAGTTTCGCTAAAACCCCATGTGGCAAGAAAACTATAATAATAACAATGTTGATGCCTGGCTATAACAGAACCAATATTCTGAAGCTCCTCCCGTGCTTACTGCCGTTGGACTAGGGAGTGCTTTAAtgtttcaaaacaaaaacaaaattaaaGTAGGCCTCTTCTGCATAGCTCTGGATCGAAGATTCTTTGAAGCTAGGTATTTGTAGCTCCACAAATCCATGGATCTCGATTTGCAATTACGTTTATAATATTTGGATAAATTATTCTGTTTCCATTTTAATGAACTTTaaaaattcaaaccacaatAATTTCACATGCAAACTTCAAAATGTACCATGCATCTGAGATCTAGAGCTGTGCCAAACAGGCCTTAAATATCCATTTTGTCATTAAAATCCATATCTTTCTTATAGTTACTTATAGCTTGTTCATATCCATTTAGGTGAAAAATGTAGTGCATATCAAACTGGCTCTTGAATAAAGTGCGTGAACATCTTCAACATATAAAATAATATTCTGACAGTAGTAAACTAGTGGCAAAAAACTTCAAAACAGAAAACTaaattcaaatgaaattgagaTTGCATTGATGCCTAAATGAGGTACTAAAAACAAAAATGATGTAGCTGGAGTGGAATGAATACCACAGTAACAAGACCACCATAGTCTAGTTTTTTCCACAATATGTGAGGAGGGACACACATTCATACCAAACAAAGAGTAAAAAAACTATAGTAAATCAATGTATTTCAACTTCTGGCAAAACAGGTATCCCAGGCTTGCAACAAAAATGATGAAAATAAGAAATTTCATGTGTGTATACTAAATATGCACTTGATACTTACCAATGCATAAGACTAATAAACAGCTTCAAAGGAATTCATATTTCCTCATCACGACATCTACAAAATGATCTATCAAAGGGATCATTTTTAGTCAAATCACAGATGTGCTTCATGTGTACCAAACTACATGCCCCATAATCAGCTTGAAAATCAAGGGTAACGCCCCGTGAAGCTCTGGAATAAAGTTGTAGCCTCTGATGTTGTTTTTTAATCCATTTTGCATCACATTTGTCACGACGGGAGACAAACTTTATACATTCTAGCACTCGAGCATTTAATACGAAGAACTTGATGAAGTTCAAATCTGTCAAGTCTCCTTGATAGTTAATAAATTCCACCATCTTGAGATGTAGATCAAGGCACTCAAGTGAAATATATCGCCGTACATTCTTGAAGTTTCCCTGATTGATTCCCTGACAAGGAGAAAAGTGAGTTGAAAGAAACAAGATATAACCATAGATTCATGAAGAGGGCCGATTGCATGGTACAATAGAACAAAATGAATGTTTACTTACTTACTGAATTCAACAAAGAAAAAAACACTAACCACGATGTATAGTTTCTCCACGCACGGAAAGCATTTTAAGAAGTCAATAACAACATCCAGATTAGGAGCGGTGTTAAGGGCTAAAATCTTCATAGCACGCATCACATTGGACAGACTAACAGGCACCAGTTTCTGAAATAGACATGGtgaataaaatgtatgagcgaGGAGGGTGAAGAAATAGCATATCAAGAAATAGAAATGCCTGCAGTATATGAGCATACAGCTACGTACCTGGAAAACCATGGTTCCAAGCTCAAGTGTGGAGATCGTATCGCTTAGATAGCCCAATGTTTTCAGTTTCGGAGCCTGAATAACCCGAATAACAAATCCTTCATGCTGAATATATCGTGGGGTAAACCTTTCTAGGAGTGGGGCATTCTTGATAATTACTTCCTCCAGCTTTCCCTTTATAGAGAAATGAGAATCTGACACACCAAGGCTCCGAAGGCCCAAGGAGCAGATCCGGAGACGACGACAGCCTCTGTTCCCATCCAGCACCAAGCTCTCCAAGACAGGGCATTGTGAAAGAAGACAATGGATAGTGCTATCCATGATGTTGACAGTGGATAGGGTGAGCTCCTTGAGGTGTGGGAAATTGGGCATGCAAGCAGTCTCCATGGGAAACTGAAGTCTGTCACACACTGACCGAATGCTGAGAACTCGGAGAGTATGAGAAAGACGGAGTACAGACCGTGGAACTGAATGATTTTGAGAGCAATTATTATTATAGAACAGTTCAAATTCAAACTCCTGGAGGTTGTCGAGCCTGTGGGATCCAAGTATGGAATCAACGACGGGAAAGTGACCATAATAGGCATAGCTCCAATTGAGGGAGAATCGACGGACAGGGCCCTTGTGGGTTTGCAGAGTGCTGTAGATGGTAATCACATCCATTACCATTGTACCGCCATTGACCCTGGCCTCGAGATTGAGAGGTGCAGAGCACCAGAgagggcgccaccgccgcgagaGCATCTGTGTGCGGGCGGCATCCTTGCCAGGGAGGATGGCGATGATGCCGGTGAGGATATCGTTCGGGAGGCGGCTTATCAGGTCTTCTCCTCCTCGAGGTGCCAGTTCTGGGTTGCTGGATTCCTCATCCAGCCTCCGCTTCTTGGCCCCTGTCACCACACCCATCTGCTTACAACCTCCGGCCTGCAACAGAGACCCTGGCTTCTCCGCtcgctctgccgccgccgatgTGGGGGAGAGAAAGCGACAGCGTCGGGAAGAATATAATCGTGCGTGCGTCGGTGGCGGATTCCGGATCGAAGAGAATCGGCCCACTGGCCCAGGAGACGGGAAaacgtcaaaaaaaaaaaacagatttaCTCCTCGTCAATCACCCAAATTTACACAAGAAATTGAATGAAGATGAATGCTTCAGGGTTAGGGTTGGGGGGTTTGGGGTTCGGGGCATACCTTGGTGCCCGATTGTAGAGGTAGCTCCgggggcggctcgccggccggcggtggaggcggaagagacggcggcggagcggcgccggcgccggacccccggtgggctgtggaggcggcgggggaAAATGGCTCAAATGGGTTAGCGTCGGGCCGTgatggagggcggcggaggccgccggagccggagggaggcgctggcggcgggggcgaggtcAGGCGTCGGGGCGTGGGTGGCTGCGCGAGGAAGAAACAGAGGAAGATGAAAGAAACAAACAGAGGAAGAGAAACATAGAAGAAACGGTGATTATTTAGCCCCTTTTTTGCGAATAATACTACTTCCCGAGGAATGGAAGTCATTTCGTGTTTTTTTGTTCCAAAAATCTAGACTAGTCTGCCCTTCATTTATTTTGCATGCGCATGGGAACAAGGCGCCGCTGCTCCGCTCAATTTAGGGCACGTACAACGGGTCGTCGAGACCCCGTCGACATGCAGTGAAGTTTTGCGTTTAGCCCTCCCCCCGCGACCTGCAGTAACTCCCGAGCCGGCGTCTCGTTCGTCTACGTGGCGCGGCAACGGAAAATGCCGCCGTTGTATGGCGCGCTGCGGGAAGAAGACGGGGGCACGGATCCGCTGCGCGCAGAGGCAGAGCTTCCCATACCGCAGGGTGCGTCAGCCGCCCCAGCTACCGGCGGAGCAGAAACCCCCCATGCCCCTCCCATGGCGTTCCAGGCCACCGGCAATGGAGCAGCTGCCGTTCGATCTGTCTGTCCGCcggccggaggaagaagacggcTCATTTTgggccggtggctagttgtatGGCCCATTTAGTTTTTTTGGCCCAGTTACACACGGAATGAAGTACCTTGCCAGCCCGATGCCTCCTCATCTCCCTCGTCCCTACTCCGTATCTGTTCAAGGATTATTAGCCTTGCTCGATTGACTGAAATATATGATTATTTTGATCATACAAAGAGTCCTCGGTCATATGCATGATTATTTTAAAATTCATATGAACTATTTGAATGTACTGTGTATTCTCTAATGTATGCAACAAAATGACTACAAAGATCAATTATACACTAGATCATCATGAGTTTGTGTGGcagtcccgcctaaattaatccggcttaagtgcgctaaccatcatcaaatcGACAATCACgattaacacgcacttaaaacggagtaatccggcagtgctgtcgggtaaaatcccgattaaaccacttgaacaggatcgacaaagcaatTCAGAGAATACAACATTCCGCAAATTTTACTGTACAGAGTATAAAActaaattattattacaaaccaagtttgaatttataaaagtaacAACAGAGTTTAAGTTTGATggaaaacgaacgatagtctagcgacgacacaagacatcatgatgaagcccgtacatgacgtcagccACTTCCtaagatgtaccacctgaaaaacaaagccacaaacaaggctgagtatattaatactcagcaaggcttacccgactaagggtatacttagccctttatctaaacatgcaaggcttttggctggaggggtttgttttgccgaaaagcagtaaagagtagatccttaatttcatgttttagcttccaaattctagttcaattaaccattctaggtgagcatctatccaatagcatacatggtgggaaacaattatctttcatcatccaaccaaacatattcatcatcatcatcatctttcattTCTTACtttatgtggcaaaagggttaagcagtcccaaaccgtgagaagcggacgattcgaatcgaatttgttaacctggccaggcagacctaacacacacgtatgggaaccaagtcacccacacgacttttcccctttctttccgggttgtggatcagggtcacccacctcaactacaagaatccacgccacggtacaacgccgggtcgtgagcctttttgcacccgcatgtggccgcatgagaacaacgttcaaagagggtgagggagaagtccactcgccgggccgatcaggtacttaagcttaccgattaccatatttctcggcatgtggttagtacgttcaaacgcttaaccaccactaccacgcactgcggccttatccatttttactaaacagacggggtatcacaagtaccacaaccccacCCGTGAGCTTTATAGTTGTAGCATGTAGTAAACATTCAACttctataattctcgcgagtgacagaaaatcactcgacttctaccgaaccattagtctagccaactagcgacctatacatactagtgttcaaccataggtacctaggatcatgcaactaaggttccaatcaactcctgtaaacttaaatgcgcaaatagatagaaataataataagttgcataaatttaaaatagataggacatgctccgggcttgcctgggattaacactaggtcagtgttagttagaggataagtgctcggcgagcatcttccttcggtcgtgcacatcgggatccatccatccatcttctagatgtgtccaccattcaccgtcttctggctcggcttcaacgtcacatccttcacgtggttcatctatcgtacctaa carries:
- the LOC120711605 gene encoding putative F-box/FBD/LRR-repeat protein At5g56810, encoding MGVVTGAKKRRLDEESSNPELAPRGGEDLISRLPNDILTGIIAILPGKDAARTQMLSRRWRPLWCSAPLNLEARVNGGTMVMDVITIYSTLQTHKGPVRRFSLNWSYAYYGHFPVVDSILGSHRLDNLQEFEFELFYNNNCSQNHSVPRSVLRLSHTLRVLSIRSVCDRLQFPMETACMPNFPHLKELTLSTVNIMDSTIHCLLSQCPVLESLVLDGNRGCRRLRICSLGLRSLGVSDSHFSIKGKLEEVIIKNAPLLERFTPRYIQHEGFVIRVIQAPKLKTLGYLSDTISTLELGTMVFQKLVPVSLSNVMRAMKILALNTAPNLDVVIDFLKCFPCVEKLYIVGINQGNFKNVRRYISLECLDLHLKMVEFINYQGDLTDLNFIKFFVLNARVLECIKFVSRRDKCDAKWIKKQHQRLQLYSRASRGVTLDFQADYGACSLVHMKHICDLTKNDPFDRSFCRCRDEEI